From a single Arthrobacter sp. SLBN-112 genomic region:
- a CDS encoding glycosyltransferase, which produces MRILLWHVHGSWTDAFVRGRHEYLLPVLPGGGAWGLGRAGRDWPESVREVDLATLDPEAVDAVVLQRPEEIDEVLRTLGRMPGVDLPAVFVEHNTPKGNFPNTSHPLADQDSIPVVHVTHFNRLAWDNGSAPTTVIEHGIPDPGQLYTGELPELGVVVNEPVRRGRVTGTDLLPAFASVAPLQVFGMKTEGLAAATGIEASRLTSRGDLKTRELHRELAGCRVYVHPMRWTSLGLSLLEAMHLGMPVVVLATTEAPRAVPQEAGVVSADVDELLRCAARLVANPDEARRRGVAAREAALERYGLGKFQDRWDELLADLRHRPRHPVNERPNERILVPARERKTP; this is translated from the coding sequence ATGAGAATCCTGCTCTGGCATGTCCACGGTTCCTGGACGGACGCCTTTGTCCGCGGCCGTCATGAGTACCTGCTTCCCGTCCTGCCGGGAGGTGGAGCGTGGGGGCTGGGCCGCGCCGGCAGGGACTGGCCGGAATCAGTGCGGGAGGTGGACCTGGCGACGCTCGACCCCGAGGCGGTGGACGCCGTCGTCCTCCAGCGCCCGGAAGAGATCGACGAAGTGCTCCGAACCCTGGGACGGATGCCCGGCGTCGACCTTCCGGCCGTGTTCGTGGAGCACAACACGCCCAAAGGCAATTTCCCCAACACCAGCCACCCGCTCGCGGACCAAGACAGCATCCCCGTTGTCCACGTAACCCATTTCAACCGGCTGGCCTGGGACAACGGGTCCGCTCCCACCACCGTGATCGAGCACGGAATCCCGGACCCCGGACAGCTCTACACCGGTGAGCTGCCGGAACTGGGGGTAGTGGTCAACGAACCGGTGCGACGCGGCCGGGTAACAGGAACCGACCTGCTGCCGGCCTTCGCGTCCGTGGCACCGCTGCAGGTGTTCGGCATGAAGACCGAGGGCCTGGCCGCAGCGACCGGAATCGAGGCTTCGCGCCTGACGTCCCGGGGCGACCTGAAAACCCGGGAGCTGCACCGGGAACTTGCGGGCTGCCGGGTCTATGTCCACCCGATGCGCTGGACCTCGCTGGGGCTGTCCCTGCTGGAAGCCATGCACCTGGGCATGCCGGTGGTGGTGCTTGCCACCACTGAGGCTCCACGGGCGGTGCCGCAGGAAGCGGGCGTCGTCTCCGCCGACGTCGACGAGCTGCTCCGCTGTGCGGCGCGGCTGGTCGCCAACCCGGATGAAGCCCGACGGCGGGGAGTCGCCGCCCGGGAGGCGGCGCTGGAGCGTTACGGCCTGGGGAAGTTCCAGGACCGCTGGGATGAGCTCCTGGCGGACCTGCGGCACCGGCCGCGGCACCCCGTTAACGAGCGGCCGAACGAGCGGATCCTCGTTCCGGCGCGGGAGAGGAAGACACCATGA
- a CDS encoding glycosyltransferase has translation MKIAMISEHASPLAALGGVDAGGQNVHVAALSEALAKRGHHVTVYTRRDATELPARVRVGRRFEVVHVDAGPARHVPKDELLPYMGELADGVARDWGHRPPDVVHGHFWMSGLAALDAARRPDMGYRVPMLQTFHALGTVKRRHQGAEDTSPEARRWLEPGVGRSADRIIATCSDEVFELKAMGIATGKISIAPCGVDLGFFSADGPVAPRKRRYRVLSVGRLVPRKGVDLVIRALPYLKAAGFDDVELLIVGGGGDTNVMHADPEIRRLLDLAAQLGVSEQVTLQGQVSRSEMPGIFRSADAVVCAPWYEPFGIVPLEAMACGIPVVAAAVGGLRDTVVDHTTGLHVPPRDPEAIASALSLLLEDPALRTKLGQAGERRARTRYSWDRVAAETEKAYQLAIAGAHAGASAGNVPMEGAAL, from the coding sequence ATGAAGATCGCCATGATTTCCGAACACGCCAGTCCGCTGGCGGCATTGGGCGGGGTAGATGCCGGCGGGCAGAACGTTCACGTTGCCGCGCTGTCCGAGGCCCTTGCCAAGCGCGGCCACCATGTCACCGTCTATACCCGCAGGGACGCAACGGAGCTCCCCGCACGGGTCCGGGTGGGGCGCCGCTTCGAAGTGGTCCACGTGGACGCCGGGCCCGCCCGGCACGTGCCCAAGGATGAGCTGCTGCCTTATATGGGCGAACTCGCGGACGGCGTGGCCAGGGACTGGGGGCACCGGCCACCGGACGTGGTGCACGGCCACTTCTGGATGTCCGGCCTGGCGGCCCTGGACGCCGCCAGGCGCCCCGACATGGGGTACCGCGTGCCCATGCTGCAGACTTTCCACGCGCTGGGCACCGTCAAGCGGCGGCACCAGGGCGCCGAGGACACCAGCCCCGAGGCGCGCCGCTGGCTCGAACCCGGAGTAGGCCGCTCCGCGGACCGGATCATCGCCACCTGCTCCGACGAGGTCTTCGAGCTAAAAGCCATGGGCATCGCCACCGGCAAGATCTCCATTGCGCCCTGCGGCGTGGACCTGGGCTTCTTCTCGGCGGATGGCCCGGTGGCACCACGGAAGCGCCGCTACCGCGTCCTGTCGGTGGGGCGGTTGGTGCCACGCAAAGGCGTGGACCTGGTGATCCGCGCGCTCCCGTACCTCAAGGCGGCAGGATTCGACGACGTCGAACTCCTGATCGTGGGCGGCGGCGGAGACACCAACGTGATGCACGCCGACCCGGAAATCCGCCGCCTGCTGGACCTCGCCGCTCAACTCGGCGTGTCTGAACAGGTGACCCTGCAGGGGCAGGTATCCCGTTCGGAGATGCCGGGTATCTTCCGCAGCGCCGACGCCGTGGTGTGCGCACCCTGGTACGAGCCGTTCGGCATCGTTCCGCTGGAGGCCATGGCCTGCGGCATCCCCGTGGTGGCAGCAGCGGTTGGCGGGCTCCGGGACACGGTGGTGGACCACACCACCGGCCTGCACGTCCCGCCGCGGGACCCGGAGGCCATCGCATCGGCCCTGTCACTGCTGCTGGAAGACCCTGCCCTCAGGACAAAACTCGGCCAGGCCGGAGAACGCCGCGCCCGCACCCGGTACTCCTGGGACCGGGTGGCAGCGGAAACCGAAAAGGCCTACCAGCTGGCCATTGCCGGCGCCCACGCCGGCGCTTCGGCCGGCAACGTACCCATGGAAGGAGCCGCACTGTGA
- a CDS encoding DUF3618 domain-containing protein: MSENPDVIRADIEATRARLGTNVDAVADKVTPSNIVHRQTDKVKDAVTGVKEKIMGAADTATTKVHDTTSTGAGHTTNAMHSAGDSLHQAQDTVSAKLSDAGQAVSAAPDQVKAKTAGNPLAAGLIAFGAGMLVSSLIPASQKEREAADQLKTAAQPLATQVTDAAKNMAQDLKEPAQEAMENVKATATDAAQNVKAEGQMAAADVKDRATDAKDNVQNT; encoded by the coding sequence ATGAGCGAAAACCCTGACGTCATCCGCGCAGACATAGAAGCCACCCGGGCACGGCTGGGCACCAACGTGGACGCCGTGGCAGACAAGGTCACCCCGTCCAACATCGTCCACCGCCAAACCGACAAAGTAAAAGACGCCGTGACCGGGGTGAAGGAGAAAATCATGGGAGCAGCAGACACCGCCACCACCAAGGTCCACGACACGACCTCCACCGGCGCCGGACACACCACCAACGCCATGCACTCCGCCGGCGACAGCCTGCACCAGGCACAAGATACCGTCTCTGCCAAACTCAGCGACGCCGGCCAGGCCGTCTCCGCCGCCCCGGACCAGGTCAAAGCCAAAACCGCCGGGAACCCCCTGGCCGCCGGGCTGATCGCGTTCGGCGCCGGCATGCTGGTCTCCTCGCTGATCCCGGCAAGCCAGAAGGAACGCGAAGCCGCGGACCAGCTCAAAACCGCAGCCCAGCCCCTGGCCACCCAGGTCACCGACGCCGCCAAGAACATGGCCCAGGACCTGAAGGAACCAGCCCAGGAAGCCATGGAAAACGTCAAGGCCACCGCCACCGACGCCGCCCAAAACGTCAAAGCCGAAGGCCAAATGGCCGCCGCCGACGTCAAGGACCGCGCCACCGACGCCAAAGACAACGTCCAAAACACCTAA
- a CDS encoding O-methyltransferase, which yields MFEHKPRPEWIATEEFLSRTVVHPDEAVQQAIHTAADAGMPAIEVAPNAGKLLKLLVQLSGARRILEIGTLAGYSTMWMGRGLPHNGKLVTCEYLPQHAEVAWANIDAAGLGERVEIRLGPALETLAALEEEDREPFDFIFIDADKQNNSRYLDWAVRLGRPGAVVVLDNTVWEGAILDPDMDPVNAPGIIDALKMLGDHPRLDATVIQTVGSKGWDGFALARIL from the coding sequence ATGTTCGAGCACAAACCCCGGCCGGAGTGGATTGCCACTGAGGAGTTTTTGTCCCGCACGGTGGTGCACCCGGACGAAGCCGTCCAGCAGGCCATCCACACTGCGGCTGACGCCGGGATGCCGGCCATCGAGGTGGCACCGAACGCCGGCAAGCTCCTGAAGCTGCTGGTCCAGTTGTCCGGCGCCCGCCGCATCCTGGAGATCGGGACCCTGGCGGGCTACAGCACCATGTGGATGGGTCGGGGGCTACCCCACAACGGCAAGCTTGTCACCTGCGAATACCTTCCCCAGCACGCAGAGGTGGCGTGGGCCAATATCGACGCTGCCGGCTTGGGCGAAAGGGTGGAGATCCGCCTGGGCCCTGCGCTGGAAACCCTCGCTGCCCTCGAGGAGGAGGACAGGGAACCGTTCGACTTCATCTTCATCGACGCCGACAAGCAAAACAACAGCCGCTACCTTGACTGGGCCGTCAGGCTGGGCAGGCCGGGTGCCGTCGTCGTCCTGGACAACACGGTCTGGGAAGGCGCCATCCTGGATCCGGACATGGACCCGGTCAATGCGCCGGGCATTATCGACGCCCTCAAGATGCTCGGCGACCACCCGCGGCTGGATGCCACCGTTATCCAGACCGTTGGCTCCAAGGGCTGGGACGGGTTCGCCCTGGCGCGCATCCTGTGA
- a CDS encoding NAD-dependent epimerase/dehydratase family protein translates to MRIAITGASGNAGTALLRNLQGQLAHKPGSLQLVGISRRLPDTAREPYGGMEWHTLDVGLDQDRPALEKALEGVDSVVHLAWQIQPNHNLPLLHRTNVTGTKNVLEAAAKMRVKQVVCASSVGAYSKADKDQRRDESWPATGMAGSHYSRHKAEQEKLLDQFAAAEPEISVARLRPALIFQGKAGSEIGRYFLGNIFPRLVPRKPWVPLLPVPGNLIFQAVHADDVAEAYWRVVDQRASGAFNIAAEPVLDPQELARILGAKRILPIPMRLLHTVVDLTWRARIQPTDSGWVEMAAGAPIMDTSRAQRILGWEPRVSSVDAVKELLAGMGTGEGVNPSPVLKPRRP, encoded by the coding sequence ATGCGCATTGCCATCACCGGGGCCAGCGGAAATGCGGGAACAGCACTGCTGCGCAACCTGCAGGGCCAACTCGCCCATAAGCCAGGGAGCCTGCAGCTGGTGGGGATCAGCCGCAGGTTGCCCGACACGGCCCGGGAGCCCTATGGCGGCATGGAATGGCACACCCTCGATGTGGGCCTGGACCAGGACAGGCCAGCGCTGGAGAAAGCACTTGAAGGGGTGGACTCAGTGGTCCACCTGGCGTGGCAAATCCAACCGAACCACAACCTCCCGCTCCTGCACCGGACCAATGTCACCGGCACGAAGAACGTCCTCGAAGCTGCCGCAAAAATGCGCGTGAAGCAGGTGGTGTGCGCGTCTTCCGTTGGCGCCTACAGCAAGGCGGACAAGGACCAGCGCAGGGATGAGTCCTGGCCTGCAACAGGAATGGCCGGCTCGCACTACAGCCGCCACAAGGCCGAGCAGGAAAAGCTCCTGGACCAGTTCGCGGCCGCGGAACCGGAAATTTCCGTTGCCAGGCTCCGGCCGGCGCTCATCTTCCAGGGCAAGGCGGGAAGCGAAATCGGAAGGTATTTCCTGGGAAACATATTTCCGCGGCTGGTACCGCGCAAACCCTGGGTTCCACTGCTGCCGGTTCCAGGGAACCTGATCTTCCAGGCGGTCCATGCTGACGACGTTGCAGAGGCCTACTGGCGGGTGGTGGACCAGCGGGCCAGCGGCGCCTTCAACATCGCAGCCGAGCCGGTTTTGGACCCCCAGGAACTGGCCCGCATCCTGGGCGCCAAGAGAATCCTCCCCATTCCCATGCGGCTGCTTCACACCGTGGTGGACCTCACCTGGCGGGCACGTATCCAGCCCACGGACTCGGGTTGGGTGGAGATGGCGGCGGGCGCGCCCATCATGGATACCAGCCGCGCACAAAGGATCCTCGGATGGGAACCACGAGTGTCATCGGTGGACGCGGTCAAGGAACTCCTCGCGGGCATGGGGACGGGGGAAGGCGTTAATCCTTCCCCGGTCCTCAAACCGCGGCGGCCCTAG
- a CDS encoding YihY/virulence factor BrkB family protein has translation MATHDNSETSTAKAGQAPDPNDSRKPGSPSDLDKPSWKYITRKTLREFSKDQCPDLAAALTYYAVLSLFPAILALVSLIGLFGDPQKTTDALLKIVSGFVPAETVDTVGGVVADLANAPAAGFTLIIGLATALWSASGYVGAFGRAMNRVYEVDEGRAFVKLRGTMLAVTLLAVVIVAILAGMLVLSGPVAEAVGGLIGLSGVFLTVWNIAKWPVMIALIIVIIAVLYYATPNVKQPKFKWMSMGSGIALFVFLLASVGFGFYVGNFGNYNKTYGTLGGVIVMLLWLWILNMSLLFGAEFDAEVERGRQLQAGIEAEETIQLPPRDTKKSEKLQKQIEEDVKHGRELREKYASENGEGADESQDGQNGEDHREPHRDRVREKVQHRAGNGETDDDGRPRGRA, from the coding sequence ATGGCCACTCACGACAACTCCGAGACCAGCACCGCCAAGGCGGGCCAGGCTCCGGATCCGAATGACTCAAGGAAACCGGGCAGCCCGAGTGACCTGGATAAGCCGTCCTGGAAGTACATCACCAGGAAGACTCTCCGGGAGTTCAGCAAGGACCAGTGCCCCGATTTGGCAGCAGCCCTGACGTACTACGCGGTCCTGTCGCTGTTCCCGGCCATCCTGGCACTTGTGTCCTTGATAGGGCTCTTTGGTGACCCGCAGAAGACCACCGACGCGCTCCTGAAAATCGTCAGCGGTTTCGTCCCGGCCGAGACGGTTGACACGGTAGGTGGAGTGGTGGCGGACTTGGCAAACGCCCCGGCGGCAGGATTCACCCTGATCATCGGCCTCGCCACCGCACTCTGGTCCGCATCCGGTTATGTGGGCGCTTTTGGGCGCGCCATGAACCGGGTCTACGAGGTGGATGAAGGCCGTGCGTTCGTCAAGCTTCGCGGGACCATGCTGGCGGTCACGCTCCTGGCCGTGGTCATTGTTGCCATCCTCGCCGGCATGCTGGTCCTCAGTGGCCCAGTTGCTGAGGCGGTTGGGGGACTGATCGGGCTCAGTGGAGTCTTCCTCACCGTTTGGAACATCGCCAAGTGGCCGGTCATGATCGCGCTCATCATCGTGATCATCGCAGTCCTCTACTACGCGACCCCCAATGTCAAGCAGCCCAAATTCAAGTGGATGAGCATGGGTTCCGGCATCGCACTGTTCGTCTTCCTGCTGGCCTCGGTGGGTTTCGGGTTCTACGTAGGCAACTTCGGAAACTACAACAAGACGTACGGCACCCTGGGTGGTGTCATCGTGATGCTGCTGTGGCTCTGGATCCTGAACATGTCGCTGCTCTTCGGTGCTGAATTCGACGCCGAAGTGGAGCGCGGCCGTCAACTCCAGGCGGGTATCGAGGCGGAAGAAACCATCCAACTGCCGCCGCGGGACACCAAGAAAAGCGAGAAGCTGCAGAAGCAGATTGAGGAAGACGTCAAGCACGGCCGCGAACTCCGGGAAAAGTACGCCTCGGAGAACGGCGAGGGCGCCGACGAAAGCCAGGACGGGCAGAACGGCGAGGATCACCGTGAGCCGCACCGCGACCGGGTCCGCGAGAAGGTGCAGCACCGTGCGGGCAATGGGGAAACCGACGACGACGGCCGGCCAAGAGGGAGGGCTTAG
- a CDS encoding D-glycero-alpha-D-manno-heptose-1,7-bisphosphate 7-phosphatase yields MGSSETSKLRAVLFDRDGTLVVDVPYNGDPGKVRPMAGAKAVLDNLRAAGIATGVVSNQSGIARGLITAADVAKVNARVEELLGPFDVWEVCPHAEQDGCACRKPAPGMVHSACRKLGIQASEAALIGDIGADVGAAEAAGATGVLVPTPVTRAEEVAAARLVAPDLASAVGLLQGTP; encoded by the coding sequence ATGGGAAGCTCTGAAACCTCCAAGCTCCGGGCTGTCCTGTTCGACCGGGACGGGACCCTGGTGGTCGATGTGCCGTACAACGGGGACCCCGGCAAAGTACGGCCGATGGCCGGCGCCAAGGCAGTACTGGACAACCTGCGGGCGGCCGGCATCGCCACCGGCGTGGTCAGTAACCAGTCAGGGATTGCCCGTGGGCTGATCACGGCCGCGGACGTGGCAAAAGTGAACGCCCGGGTGGAAGAACTGCTCGGTCCTTTCGACGTGTGGGAAGTGTGCCCGCATGCCGAGCAGGACGGCTGTGCCTGTCGCAAACCCGCCCCGGGAATGGTCCACAGCGCCTGCCGCAAGCTGGGCATCCAGGCGTCGGAAGCCGCCCTGATCGGGGACATCGGCGCCGACGTGGGTGCTGCCGAGGCTGCCGGTGCCACCGGCGTCCTGGTTCCCACACCCGTGACCCGTGCCGAGGAAGTGGCCGCGGCGCGGCTGGTGGCCCCGGACCTGGCGTCCGCCGTCGGCCTGCTGCAGGGGACGCCCTGA
- a CDS encoding phage holin family protein, protein MSSQIPEMPPSEAHMKADNASLGELLGDVTRDLSTLMRQEVELAKAELKQSTSRAGKGAGMLAGAGVGGHFVLLFLSLALMWALGAIMPLGWSALIVAVVWAIIAAVLASIGRKELKQIKGLPQTGETLSEIPPTLKPGEVNR, encoded by the coding sequence ATGAGTAGCCAGATTCCGGAGATGCCGCCGAGTGAGGCGCATATGAAGGCGGACAACGCGTCCCTGGGCGAGTTGCTGGGGGATGTGACCCGGGACCTGTCCACCCTGATGCGCCAGGAAGTGGAGTTGGCCAAGGCCGAACTTAAGCAATCCACCTCCCGGGCAGGGAAAGGCGCCGGCATGCTCGCCGGCGCCGGCGTGGGCGGCCACTTCGTCCTGCTCTTCCTGTCCCTGGCCCTGATGTGGGCCCTCGGGGCCATCATGCCCCTGGGCTGGTCCGCGCTGATCGTCGCCGTGGTCTGGGCCATCATCGCCGCGGTCCTGGCCTCCATCGGCCGCAAGGAACTCAAGCAGATCAAGGGCCTGCCCCAAACCGGGGAAACCCTCTCAGAAATTCCCCCAACCCTAAAACCAGGTGAGGTAAACCGATGA
- a CDS encoding glycosyltransferase family 9 protein — protein sequence MGRVLVARLDSMGDVLLSGPAVRAVANGRAQYGGSTNHVVMLCGRQGEAAAALLPGVAEVYSWDSPWIMNPAPKMTGPHADRLIEYVRNSRITEAVILTSFHQSPLPLALLLRLAGVERITGASTDYAGSLLDVRLKPGEDFPEDQPEAERALGIAGAAGFRLPAGDDGKLHVKSVPDVTGLVGEEPYVVVHPGAAVPARAWPPLHHAAAVELLQGAGYRVVVTGGPGEKSLTATVAGPSALDLGGRTDLSTMAGVMAGADAVVSGNTGPAHLAAAVGTPVACLFSPVVPAIRWAPYGVPLELLGDQNAPCRMSRARVCPVPGHPCLDSVSPEEVVAAVERLISGVSSFSTHVSTRRKARNR from the coding sequence ATGGGGCGCGTCCTGGTGGCCCGGCTGGACAGCATGGGCGACGTCCTGCTGTCAGGCCCTGCCGTGCGGGCGGTAGCCAACGGCCGGGCCCAGTATGGTGGCAGCACCAACCACGTGGTGATGCTGTGCGGCAGGCAGGGTGAAGCTGCTGCGGCGCTGCTCCCCGGCGTGGCCGAGGTCTACAGCTGGGACAGCCCCTGGATCATGAACCCGGCGCCCAAGATGACCGGGCCGCACGCTGACCGGCTGATCGAATACGTCCGGAATTCCCGGATCACCGAAGCAGTCATCCTCACGTCCTTCCACCAGTCGCCGCTGCCGCTGGCCCTGCTGCTGCGGCTGGCGGGCGTGGAGCGCATCACCGGCGCCTCCACTGACTACGCCGGCTCCCTGCTGGATGTGCGCCTCAAACCGGGTGAGGACTTCCCTGAAGACCAGCCCGAGGCGGAGCGGGCACTGGGCATTGCCGGGGCGGCGGGCTTCCGGCTCCCCGCCGGCGACGACGGGAAGCTGCACGTGAAGTCGGTGCCCGACGTGACAGGCCTGGTAGGTGAGGAACCCTATGTTGTTGTTCACCCCGGAGCCGCCGTCCCTGCCAGGGCCTGGCCCCCGCTGCACCATGCCGCCGCCGTCGAACTCCTCCAGGGCGCAGGCTACCGGGTGGTGGTGACCGGCGGCCCCGGCGAAAAGTCGCTGACCGCCACGGTGGCCGGCCCCTCGGCCCTGGACCTGGGCGGGCGTACCGACCTCTCCACCATGGCGGGCGTCATGGCCGGCGCCGATGCCGTGGTCAGCGGCAACACCGGGCCGGCCCACTTGGCTGCCGCGGTGGGCACCCCGGTGGCGTGCCTGTTTTCGCCCGTGGTCCCGGCCATCCGCTGGGCCCCGTATGGCGTGCCCCTGGAACTCCTCGGGGACCAGAACGCGCCCTGCCGCATGTCCCGCGCCCGGGTTTGCCCCGTGCCGGGCCACCCCTGCCTCGACTCGGTATCGCCGGAGGAAGTGGTGGCAGCGGTGGAACGCCTGATCAGCGGAGTGAGCTCCTTCAGCACCCACGTCAGCACCCGTAGAAAGGCCCGCAACAGATGA
- a CDS encoding D-sedoheptulose-7-phosphate isomerase translates to MPAVLPGATFVDAASADAVRTHLDNVVPALDSLRSQSGRLAAWGVELATRLLRGQRLLAAGNGGSAAEAQHLTAELVGRFDSERVPFSAISLHAESSAVTAIANDYGYDEVFARQVRAHARSGDVLMLLSTSGKSPNLLRAAETASRLNVTTWALTGCGPNPLAEACDEAVMIDALNANAQEGHLIALHAICRAFDLEVARHTPAVVPGFPRGGRP, encoded by the coding sequence TTGCCTGCGGTGCTCCCTGGCGCCACCTTCGTGGATGCGGCCAGCGCCGACGCCGTTCGCACGCACCTGGACAACGTGGTTCCTGCCCTGGATTCGCTCCGCAGCCAGTCCGGCCGGCTCGCCGCCTGGGGCGTGGAGCTGGCCACGCGCCTGCTGCGGGGGCAGCGGCTGCTGGCCGCCGGCAACGGCGGCTCAGCCGCGGAGGCGCAACATCTCACCGCCGAACTGGTGGGCCGGTTCGACAGCGAGCGGGTCCCGTTCTCCGCCATCTCCCTGCATGCCGAATCGTCGGCGGTCACCGCAATCGCCAACGACTACGGCTACGACGAGGTCTTCGCCCGGCAGGTCCGGGCCCATGCCCGTTCCGGCGACGTACTGATGCTGCTGTCCACCAGCGGCAAGAGCCCCAACCTGCTGCGCGCCGCGGAGACGGCGTCCCGGCTCAACGTGACCACCTGGGCGCTCACCGGTTGCGGACCCAACCCGCTGGCGGAGGCCTGCGATGAGGCGGTCATGATTGACGCCCTCAACGCCAACGCCCAGGAAGGGCACCTGATCGCCCTGCATGCCATCTGCCGGGCCTTCGACCTGGAAGTTGCCCGCCACACCCCAGCCGTGGTCCCCGGCTTCCCGAGAGGGGGCCGGCCATGA
- a CDS encoding sigma-70 family RNA polymerase sigma factor, translating into MPESFAAFAVDASPVHRQQSQPAQQPTPPATSGRLRETFENDLVLRYLDLAEALAARFEARGRERADLNQVAYLGLVKAARGFDQAKGESFPAYAAPTITGELKRYLRDRTWVVRPPRHIQDLRTRLFRAEPELTQALGRNPSVAELAGELGTDPAEVQEAISASSSMHPDSLDAVNPNSDAPSIGEVLACPETPLERLEELACLRDAMQDLDDSDRELLYRRYFCEETQVQLGKRLGMSQMQVSRRLAKVLVELQRRLEASAQFGAREDAAGGGAPSRAAQAGRSANHVTSFQEARNGHAGAGVGRRLGGTRAR; encoded by the coding sequence ATGCCCGAATCCTTTGCCGCTTTTGCCGTGGACGCTTCACCTGTCCACCGTCAACAGTCCCAGCCGGCACAACAACCAACTCCTCCCGCCACCTCAGGAAGGCTGCGGGAAACGTTCGAAAACGACCTGGTCCTACGGTACCTGGACCTCGCCGAGGCCCTCGCTGCCCGTTTTGAGGCCCGCGGCCGGGAGCGGGCGGACCTGAACCAGGTGGCCTATCTGGGCCTGGTGAAGGCCGCCCGCGGATTCGACCAGGCCAAGGGCGAGAGCTTCCCCGCTTACGCCGCACCCACCATCACCGGTGAACTCAAGAGGTATCTCCGCGACCGGACGTGGGTTGTGCGCCCGCCGCGCCATATCCAGGACCTGCGGACCCGGCTGTTCCGGGCAGAACCGGAGTTGACCCAGGCGCTGGGACGGAACCCGAGTGTTGCCGAGCTGGCCGGTGAGCTGGGAACTGATCCGGCGGAGGTGCAGGAGGCCATCTCGGCATCCAGCAGCATGCACCCGGATTCCCTTGACGCAGTGAACCCCAATTCCGATGCTCCGTCCATCGGTGAGGTCCTGGCCTGCCCTGAGACGCCCCTGGAGCGGCTCGAGGAACTCGCCTGCCTGCGTGACGCCATGCAGGACCTGGACGACTCGGACAGGGAGCTCTTGTACCGGCGCTATTTCTGCGAGGAGACACAGGTGCAGCTGGGCAAACGGCTGGGAATGTCCCAGATGCAAGTGTCCCGCCGCCTGGCCAAGGTGCTGGTGGAGCTTCAGCGGCGCCTTGAGGCCAGCGCCCAGTTCGGTGCGCGGGAAGACGCCGCGGGCGGTGGAGCGCCGTCCCGGGCTGCGCAGGCAGGCCGGTCAGCCAATCACGTCACGTCCTTCCAGGAAGCCAGGAACGGACACGCCGGCGCAGGAGTCGGCCGCCGCTTGGGCGGTACCAGGGCAAGGTAA